The Longimicrobium terrae genome has a segment encoding these proteins:
- a CDS encoding carboxypeptidase regulatory-like domain-containing protein — MIMRWLMAMALVLLLPLGAAAQVGSTTDVLRGQVTGEGGTPAVGARVEAVSAETGVRRSTLTTADGRYTIVFPDGGGRYQLRVTFLGAAPTTIAVARQADEDVLVANVRLASSTITLDAISVQATTGPRPGQGDAGSTSRGVSGDLANRLPLEGTDPTSLASLVPGVVTLSDSIGGAAGFSVAGQRASSNSVTLDGASFASAFSGGSPLGVPQEGIRGTQVITNTYDVARGQFSGGQVSQTTRSGTNRFTGSFSSRVRDDALQGGTGRTPWSDGYGQYQLSGGVGGPIIQDRLFYFVSGAVQRRADDLYTLLPRTPAGYGLLGVEGDSVSRFLDIVQSRYGVNPAGQIGAYERVGDAASLLTRIDFTASERHTIALRGFGSFYDQDNTRLGSLELLQSGGESRNTDLGGVATLTSRFRDGWINELRVSATRGARDSDASVDLPEVRVRVTSELEDGGTGISTFAFGGDRQLPSGSRESTFELANELSLLIGDNHRVKGGLLLNNTRSRQESAPNSLGSFSFNSLADLQNGNPASFTRTLQGRTTAGSGWNGALYLGDNWRPRPTIQVTYGLRLEGSRFDGEAAYNARVDSAFGIKTDRLPGEVRVSPRAGFSWRLSEQGAPLRLVRGGFGEFRGLPPYALFADVLDSNGGLGGQVLLSCVGFGVAPSPDFAAYDNDPSSIPTACDDGTAGGVDLSVPPTVAAFGDNFGAPRSWRGSLGYQAQFLGINASIDATYARGVSQYGVRDLNLRAEPAFLLAEEGGRPVFAAADAIVAETGEVPLLASRQQTAFGRVLELNSDLETDATQLTLGLSGVLPHRIFLQGSYTLAYTRDQSSWGFGGRALQGFGATPTTGNPNELVWGASDSDRRHQVNTIIGMPVGRWLELSLVGRASSGSPFTPLVGGDVNGDGARNDPAFIFGSDAADPDVAAGIARVLSEVPGGVRACLREQLGQVAERNSCRGPWSHSVNLRATITPTLPNVGQRLSIGIEAFNLEAGADLLLNGANDLRGWGQRARVDEVLLYPSSFDAQTQAFRYQVNERFGTSRTDRFGTRSPFGVQITGSIAVGAQRGRGGGLAGIAFGGGGGGGGGGGGGGGRFGGGGPGGGGPGGGGPGGAGGQGGPDVERILERVLPEPIGAILALSDTLGLTEDQTARLRVIEDSLAAKNDPIREEVRTAVAGAGGNADPRTLFDRLGPAVNRGRANVQTALSDAQKVLTPEQWRRVPAAIRNSASRQGFGGPGGG, encoded by the coding sequence ATGATCATGCGCTGGCTGATGGCGATGGCCCTGGTGCTGCTGCTCCCCCTGGGGGCGGCGGCACAGGTGGGTTCGACAACGGACGTGCTGCGGGGACAGGTAACCGGCGAAGGCGGCACCCCCGCGGTGGGCGCGCGGGTGGAAGCCGTGTCGGCGGAAACCGGCGTGCGGCGGAGCACGCTCACCACGGCGGATGGCCGCTACACCATCGTCTTTCCCGACGGTGGAGGCCGCTACCAGCTTCGCGTCACCTTCCTTGGCGCCGCCCCCACCACCATTGCCGTCGCGCGCCAGGCGGATGAGGATGTGCTCGTGGCCAACGTGCGGCTGGCGAGTTCCACCATTACGCTGGACGCCATCTCCGTTCAGGCCACCACCGGCCCGCGCCCCGGCCAGGGCGACGCGGGCTCCACCAGCCGCGGCGTCAGCGGCGACTTGGCCAACCGCCTGCCGCTGGAGGGCACAGACCCCACCTCCCTCGCCAGCCTGGTGCCCGGCGTGGTGACCCTTTCGGACTCCATCGGCGGCGCGGCCGGCTTCTCGGTCGCCGGCCAGCGCGCCTCGTCCAACTCGGTCACGCTGGACGGCGCCTCGTTCGCCAGCGCCTTTTCCGGCGGGTCGCCGCTGGGTGTGCCGCAGGAAGGCATCCGCGGCACGCAGGTCATCACCAACACCTATGACGTGGCGCGCGGCCAGTTCAGCGGCGGGCAGGTGTCGCAGACCACGCGCTCCGGCACCAACCGCTTCACCGGCTCGTTCTCGTCGCGCGTGCGCGACGACGCGCTGCAGGGCGGCACCGGGCGCACCCCGTGGTCCGACGGCTACGGCCAGTACCAGTTGAGCGGCGGCGTAGGCGGGCCCATCATCCAGGACCGCCTCTTCTACTTCGTCAGCGGCGCGGTGCAGCGCCGCGCGGACGATCTGTACACGCTGCTCCCGCGCACTCCCGCCGGCTACGGCCTGCTGGGGGTGGAGGGGGATTCCGTATCGCGCTTTCTGGACATCGTGCAGTCCCGCTACGGCGTGAACCCGGCCGGGCAGATCGGCGCCTACGAGCGCGTGGGCGACGCGGCCAGCCTGCTCACCCGGATTGACTTCACGGCCAGCGAGCGGCACACCATCGCGCTGCGCGGCTTCGGCTCCTTTTACGACCAGGACAACACCCGCCTGGGCTCGCTGGAACTGCTGCAGAGCGGCGGCGAGTCGCGCAACACCGATCTGGGCGGCGTGGCCACGCTCACTTCGCGGTTCCGCGACGGGTGGATCAACGAACTGCGCGTGTCCGCCACCCGCGGGGCGCGCGATTCGGATGCTTCGGTGGACCTGCCGGAAGTGCGCGTCCGCGTGACCTCGGAACTGGAGGACGGCGGAACGGGAATTTCCACCTTTGCCTTTGGCGGCGACCGCCAGCTTCCCTCGGGAAGCCGCGAAAGCACCTTTGAGCTGGCGAACGAGCTTTCGCTGCTGATCGGCGACAACCACCGCGTCAAGGGCGGGCTGCTGCTGAACAACACGCGCTCGCGCCAGGAGTCGGCGCCCAACTCGCTGGGCAGCTTCAGCTTCAACTCGCTGGCGGATCTGCAGAACGGCAACCCGGCCTCGTTCACGCGGACGCTGCAGGGCCGCACCACGGCGGGAAGCGGATGGAACGGCGCGCTGTACCTGGGCGACAACTGGCGTCCGCGCCCCACCATCCAGGTGACGTACGGCCTGCGGCTGGAAGGCTCGCGCTTTGACGGCGAGGCCGCGTACAACGCCCGTGTGGACTCGGCTTTCGGGATCAAGACGGACCGCCTTCCCGGCGAGGTGCGGGTGAGCCCGCGCGCCGGCTTCTCGTGGCGCCTGTCGGAGCAGGGCGCGCCGCTGCGACTGGTGCGCGGCGGCTTTGGCGAGTTCCGCGGGCTGCCGCCGTACGCGCTGTTCGCCGACGTGCTGGACAGCAACGGCGGGCTGGGCGGACAGGTGCTGCTATCGTGCGTGGGATTCGGCGTGGCGCCCAGCCCCGACTTCGCCGCGTACGACAACGATCCGTCCTCCATTCCCACCGCCTGCGACGACGGCACGGCCGGCGGGGTGGACCTGTCGGTGCCGCCCACCGTGGCCGCGTTCGGCGACAACTTCGGGGCGCCCCGTTCGTGGCGCGGCTCGCTGGGCTACCAGGCGCAGTTCCTGGGGATCAACGCCTCCATCGACGCCACCTACGCCCGCGGCGTGAGCCAGTACGGCGTACGCGACCTGAACCTGCGCGCCGAGCCGGCGTTCCTACTGGCGGAAGAGGGCGGCCGGCCGGTGTTCGCCGCGGCGGACGCCATCGTGGCGGAAACGGGCGAGGTGCCGCTGCTGGCCTCGCGCCAGCAGACGGCGTTCGGGCGGGTGCTGGAGCTGAACAGCGACCTGGAGACGGACGCCACGCAGCTCACGCTGGGGCTGAGCGGCGTGCTGCCGCACCGCATCTTTCTGCAGGGCTCGTACACGCTGGCGTACACGCGCGACCAGAGCTCGTGGGGCTTCGGCGGCCGCGCGCTGCAGGGATTCGGCGCCACGCCCACCACGGGCAATCCCAACGAACTGGTGTGGGGGGCCAGCGACTCGGACCGCCGGCACCAGGTGAACACCATCATCGGAATGCCGGTGGGGCGCTGGCTGGAGCTGTCGCTGGTGGGACGCGCGTCGTCGGGCTCGCCCTTTACGCCGCTGGTGGGCGGGGACGTGAACGGTGATGGCGCGCGCAACGACCCGGCGTTCATCTTTGGATCGGACGCGGCGGATCCGGATGTGGCGGCGGGGATCGCCCGCGTGCTCTCGGAGGTGCCGGGCGGCGTGCGTGCCTGCCTTCGCGAACAGCTGGGGCAGGTGGCGGAGCGCAACTCCTGCCGCGGGCCGTGGTCGCACTCGGTGAACCTGCGGGCCACCATCACGCCCACGCTCCCCAACGTGGGGCAGCGCCTGTCCATCGGCATCGAGGCGTTCAACCTGGAAGCCGGCGCGGACCTGCTGCTGAACGGTGCCAACGACCTGCGCGGCTGGGGCCAGCGCGCGCGGGTGGACGAGGTGCTGCTCTATCCGTCCTCGTTCGACGCCCAGACGCAGGCCTTTCGCTACCAGGTGAATGAGCGCTTCGGCACGTCGCGCACGGACCGGTTCGGAACGCGCTCTCCGTTCGGGGTGCAGATTACCGGCTCCATCGCCGTCGGCGCGCAGCGCGGGCGGGGCGGGGGACTGGCAGGGATCGCGTTCGGCGGCGGTGGAGGTGGAGGCGGCGGAGGTGGGGGCGGAGGCGGACGGTTCGGCGGCGGCGGCCCGGGTGGCGGCGGGCCGGGCGGCGGCGGGCCGGGCGGCGCGGGCGGACAGGGCGGGCCGGATGTGGAGCGCATTCTGGAGCGGGTGCTGCCGGAGCCGATCGGCGCGATCCTGGCGCTGAGCGACACGCTGGGGCTGACGGAAGATCAGACGGCGCGCCTGCGCGTAATCGAGGACTCGCTCGCGGCCAAGAACGATCCCATCCGCGAGGAAGTGCGCACGGCCGTGGCGGGCGCCGGCGGCAACGCCGATCCGCGGACGCTCTTCGACCGGCTGGGGCCGGCGGTGAACCGCGGGCGCGCCAACGTGCAGACGGCGCTGAGCGACGCGCAGAAAGTGCTGACGCCGGAGCAGTGGCGCCGCGTACCGGCCGCGATCCGCAACTCGGCCTCGCGGCAGGGATTCGGCGGGCCCGGCGGAGGCTGA